Proteins from a genomic interval of Diaphorobacter sp. HDW4A:
- a CDS encoding FMN-binding glutamate synthase family protein, producing the protein MSQTLAPRRIPAWVPIRYTSFCLALLGTGLFFTAARFWGGGWWWVGYGVCLALSVLGVWDMLQTRHAILRNYPIIGHFRFMLEYIRPEIRQYFIESDQEALPFSRAQRSLVYQRAKGEPDSRPLGTLLNVSAQGYEWVNHSMQPTKLTSHDFRIWIGGSPDAKAEGASPCTQPYNASIFNISAMSFGALSANAILALNKGAKTGGFAHDTGEGSISQHHRVHGGDLIWEVASGYFGCRNDDGTFSEEKYIANATDPQVKMIELKLSQGAKPGHGGMLLGPKVTPEIAAARGVPVGVDCISPPTHSAFKTPTEMMHFIARLREKSGGKPTGFKFCVGHPWEWFAIVKAMLETNITPDFIVVDGAEGGTGAAPVEFVDHVGVPLQEGLLLVHNTLIGAGLRHRIKIGAAGKVITAFDIARMMALGADWCNAGRGFMMALGCIQAQSCHTGHCPTGVATQDPGRQKALVVPDKATRVANFHKSTLHALQELVQAAGLEHPCDITAHHIVRRITDTEVRQLANLVMRVEPGALLGDLTKQHNVFRQYWPGASAHTFQFAPPPLAPSAPISIKEQESLVAS; encoded by the coding sequence ATGAGCCAAACCCTCGCCCCTCGCCGCATTCCCGCATGGGTCCCGATCCGCTACACCAGCTTCTGCCTTGCGCTGCTCGGCACCGGCCTGTTCTTCACCGCCGCGCGCTTCTGGGGCGGCGGCTGGTGGTGGGTGGGCTATGGCGTGTGTCTCGCGCTGTCGGTGCTCGGCGTGTGGGACATGCTGCAGACGCGCCACGCCATCCTGCGCAACTATCCGATCATCGGGCACTTCCGCTTCATGCTGGAGTACATCCGCCCCGAGATCCGCCAGTACTTCATCGAGTCCGATCAGGAGGCGCTGCCGTTCTCCCGCGCCCAGCGCTCGCTCGTGTACCAACGCGCCAAGGGCGAGCCCGACAGCCGCCCGCTCGGCACGCTGCTCAACGTGAGCGCACAGGGCTACGAATGGGTGAACCATTCGATGCAGCCCACCAAGCTCACCTCGCACGACTTCCGCATCTGGATCGGCGGCAGCCCGGATGCAAAAGCCGAAGGTGCGTCTCCCTGCACGCAGCCGTATAACGCCAGCATCTTCAACATCTCTGCGATGAGCTTCGGTGCGCTGTCGGCCAACGCGATTCTGGCGCTCAACAAGGGCGCCAAGACCGGCGGCTTCGCGCATGACACTGGCGAGGGCTCGATCAGCCAGCACCACCGCGTGCATGGCGGCGACCTGATCTGGGAGGTGGCCTCGGGCTACTTCGGCTGCCGCAACGACGATGGCACGTTCAGCGAAGAAAAGTACATCGCCAACGCCACCGACCCGCAGGTCAAGATGATCGAGCTGAAGCTCAGCCAGGGCGCGAAGCCCGGCCATGGTGGCATGCTGCTCGGCCCCAAGGTCACCCCCGAGATCGCCGCCGCGCGCGGTGTGCCGGTGGGGGTGGACTGCATCAGCCCGCCCACGCATAGCGCGTTCAAGACGCCGACCGAGATGATGCATTTCATCGCCCGCCTGCGCGAAAAGTCCGGCGGCAAGCCCACCGGATTCAAGTTCTGCGTCGGCCATCCATGGGAATGGTTTGCCATCGTCAAAGCCATGCTGGAGACCAACATCACGCCTGATTTCATCGTGGTCGATGGCGCAGAAGGCGGCACGGGCGCGGCGCCGGTCGAGTTCGTCGACCATGTCGGCGTGCCGCTGCAGGAAGGGCTGCTGCTGGTGCACAACACGCTGATTGGCGCGGGCCTGCGCCACCGCATCAAGATCGGCGCGGCCGGCAAGGTGATCACCGCGTTCGACATCGCGCGCATGATGGCGCTCGGCGCTGACTGGTGCAACGCGGGGCGCGGTTTCATGATGGCGCTGGGCTGCATTCAGGCGCAAAGCTGCCACACCGGCCACTGCCCCACGGGCGTCGCCACGCAGGACCCCGGCCGCCAGAAAGCCCTCGTAGTGCCCGACAAGGCCACGCGCGTCGCCAACTTCCACAAGAGCACGCTGCATGCGTTGCAAGAGCTGGTGCAGGCCGCCGGGCTCGAGCACCCCTGCGACATCACTGCCCATCACATCGTGCGCCGCATCACCGACACCGAGGTGCGCCAGCTCGCCAATCTCGTGATGCGGGTGGAGCCCGGCGCGCTGCTCGGCGATCTGACGAAACAGCACAACGTCTTTCGCCAATACTGGCCCGGCGCGAGCGCGCACACGTTCCAGTTCGCGCCGCCGCCGCTTGCGCCCAGCGCACCGATTTCGATCAAGGAGCAGGAATCGCTCGTCGCATCCTGA
- a CDS encoding SDR family NAD(P)-dependent oxidoreductase yields MKLQKGMTAIVTGGVSGLGEATAISLLERGLNVVAVDLNEERGAAMEKQYAGQLKFVKADVADGEQMQAAIAAAEAFGEFRALVHCAGVGGPVRLVEKDGSPGSLEKYTNIVRINLIGTFNTLRLAAASMAKNAPVDGERGACVLTASVAGYEGQIGQIPYASAKAGIIGMTIVAARDLATKMIRVCTIAPGLFDTPILAKLPEEIRQSLAASVPNPPRLGKPNEYALTALHILENPMLNGETIRLDGAIRMQPR; encoded by the coding sequence ATGAAACTGCAAAAAGGAATGACCGCCATCGTCACGGGTGGCGTATCGGGTCTCGGTGAAGCAACGGCGATTTCGCTGCTTGAGCGCGGACTGAATGTAGTCGCCGTCGACCTCAACGAAGAGCGGGGCGCGGCGATGGAAAAGCAGTACGCCGGTCAGCTCAAGTTCGTGAAGGCCGACGTGGCCGATGGCGAGCAAATGCAGGCCGCCATCGCCGCCGCCGAAGCCTTTGGCGAGTTCCGCGCGCTGGTGCATTGCGCGGGCGTCGGCGGCCCGGTGCGGCTGGTCGAGAAAGACGGCAGTCCCGGCTCGCTCGAGAAGTACACCAACATCGTGCGCATCAACCTCATCGGCACCTTCAACACGCTGCGGCTTGCGGCGGCTTCGATGGCGAAGAACGCGCCCGTCGACGGCGAACGCGGTGCCTGCGTGCTCACCGCGTCGGTCGCGGGATACGAGGGCCAGATCGGACAGATTCCCTATGCCTCGGCCAAGGCCGGCATCATCGGCATGACCATCGTCGCCGCGCGCGATCTGGCCACCAAGATGATCCGCGTGTGCACGATTGCGCCGGGCCTGTTCGACACGCCGATCCTCGCCAAGCTGCCCGAGGAAATCCGCCAGTCACTCGCGGCCTCGGTGCCCAATCCACCACGCCTCGGAAAGCCGAATGAATATGCGCTGACGGCGCTGCATATCCTCGAGAATCCCATGCTCAACGGCGAGACCATTCGCCTTGACGGCGCGATCCGCATGCAGCCGCGCTGA
- a CDS encoding DUF5979 domain-containing protein — translation MLTTNEGFANESFTYPDAPTDTGYQDDGKVASDNVATAFGLPVAPATVSTLIKDNPKIDYRYGALSIRPHKTDGSDVAATAVSSPDPGRYSTTPTSLVRVLSTRVDAVGNPTGKESVVYVPNDTKYPDRANLASIFKPDDADRYDLIIVASTYRKVTESAYAALSAVMQDPALRPNAILYFIDSCCDNARNHSKNMARFVNDLLKPATQDTNNPGALVNSLTLGTLNYDDAYTANLNTEANYPSLGSKYAEGFKTLLPNMYGGYFFTIDNVPKDNILFRHPIHKRYPNPDPGNDGYGVFFPAPQVFSGNGTCTFATVDISPFDGTHLGTNTSGGNPTSANNIGQAFINAALPGGACGGLASISTDPAPLAVTLGQPQSTITLTVKNESLTDAGVGTGVITGGRVEAQLPSNLQFAGANTVTSTCAGATATNTGTGFSVTGFNIPFKGTCTITLPVQWTDTTDPATNACIDATKNTATLTITPGVPNQFSTKEGQTNAQAVANVVCTAPELQLTTNPASLPGPFIAGSMLSYDVVVTNLSQTATASNAQLSALMPADATPTITPKSRQQFLKANPAACVSPTDCTLAPGEAATFGVQFPAPANTASMTFSPTVALPAGIPANTEVTLVNNTVTLAAPLQKQLTVQAQLTTAGSADFTSLNGSGMAFVANGCNAAPASGSAPLGINAAGTAQTSTADGASHCDVVFSSAPGPLPTGYVLASTTPTLADSNDPSTGVQTVVATWTVLPPGAANINGSITGGPSTFPPNLIGKTLDYELTCTPGAATPSTGALTVGSTGQLSIANPPMVPAGSTCTLTLKTDPATLPLPTGYLWKTPVISGSGNNFNVLLPMASSSTNGNSVPVPTLSELALYTLALLMLLAAAGPLRNGRAKR, via the coding sequence GTGTTGACGACCAATGAGGGCTTTGCGAACGAGTCCTTCACGTATCCGGACGCGCCCACTGACACCGGTTACCAAGACGACGGCAAAGTGGCCTCCGACAACGTGGCAACCGCTTTCGGTCTGCCGGTTGCACCGGCGACGGTCTCCACGCTCATCAAGGACAATCCCAAAATCGACTATCGCTATGGCGCCTTGTCGATCCGTCCGCACAAGACGGATGGCTCGGATGTGGCCGCCACCGCTGTCTCATCCCCGGATCCGGGTCGTTACTCCACCACTCCGACTTCGCTGGTTCGTGTTCTTTCCACGCGAGTGGACGCCGTCGGAAATCCAACGGGCAAGGAAAGCGTGGTCTACGTTCCGAACGACACCAAGTATCCTGACCGAGCCAATCTCGCGTCCATTTTCAAACCCGACGATGCGGATCGCTACGACCTGATCATTGTGGCCAGTACCTATCGCAAGGTCACTGAGTCTGCATATGCCGCGCTCTCGGCCGTCATGCAGGATCCCGCCCTGCGACCCAATGCCATTCTGTATTTCATCGACTCTTGTTGTGACAACGCCCGCAACCACTCGAAGAACATGGCCCGATTCGTGAATGACCTGCTGAAGCCGGCCACCCAAGACACGAACAACCCTGGCGCTTTGGTGAACTCATTGACGCTCGGCACACTGAACTATGACGACGCCTACACTGCGAATTTGAATACCGAAGCCAACTACCCGAGTCTCGGCTCCAAGTACGCAGAGGGATTCAAAACGCTGCTACCCAACATGTACGGAGGTTACTTCTTCACCATCGACAACGTGCCAAAGGACAATATCCTCTTTCGCCATCCCATCCACAAGAGGTACCCGAATCCGGATCCCGGCAACGATGGCTATGGAGTGTTCTTTCCGGCACCACAGGTATTCAGCGGTAACGGAACCTGCACATTCGCCACCGTGGACATCTCGCCCTTTGATGGAACTCATCTAGGCACCAATACGTCCGGCGGCAATCCCACCTCGGCAAACAACATCGGTCAAGCCTTCATCAATGCGGCACTCCCCGGCGGCGCCTGCGGTGGACTGGCATCGATCAGCACCGACCCGGCCCCGCTTGCTGTCACGCTCGGCCAGCCGCAGTCCACCATCACGCTGACCGTGAAGAACGAATCGTTGACCGATGCAGGCGTCGGCACCGGAGTGATCACCGGAGGCCGGGTTGAAGCACAGTTGCCTTCCAACCTCCAGTTCGCTGGCGCCAATACCGTCACCTCGACCTGTGCAGGTGCAACAGCCACCAATACCGGGACCGGGTTCTCGGTCACGGGCTTCAACATCCCATTCAAGGGAACATGCACCATCACCCTGCCCGTGCAGTGGACTGACACCACCGATCCCGCGACCAACGCCTGCATCGACGCTACCAAGAATACGGCCACGCTCACCATCACCCCCGGCGTGCCCAATCAGTTCAGCACCAAGGAAGGCCAGACCAACGCACAGGCCGTCGCCAACGTGGTCTGCACCGCGCCCGAGCTGCAACTGACCACCAACCCCGCCTCGCTGCCCGGCCCGTTCATCGCCGGATCGATGCTGAGCTACGACGTGGTCGTGACCAACCTGAGCCAGACGGCGACGGCCTCCAACGCGCAACTGAGCGCGCTGATGCCCGCAGACGCCACACCCACCATCACGCCCAAATCGCGCCAGCAGTTTCTGAAGGCCAATCCGGCTGCATGCGTGTCGCCTACCGACTGCACGCTCGCGCCCGGCGAAGCCGCTACGTTCGGAGTGCAGTTCCCGGCACCGGCCAACACGGCTTCCATGACGTTCTCGCCCACTGTTGCCTTACCTGCTGGCATCCCCGCCAACACAGAGGTCACACTAGTGAACAACACCGTCACGCTGGCCGCACCACTGCAAAAGCAGCTCACCGTACAAGCCCAATTGACGACGGCAGGCAGCGCGGACTTCACGTCTCTAAACGGCTCCGGCATGGCCTTTGTGGCGAACGGTTGCAATGCAGCGCCTGCTTCGGGCAGCGCACCGCTGGGAATCAACGCTGCCGGTACCGCACAGACGTCCACGGCGGACGGTGCTTCGCACTGTGACGTGGTGTTCAGCTCTGCGCCCGGCCCGCTGCCGACCGGCTATGTGCTCGCATCCACGACTCCAACGCTGGCCGACAGCAATGACCCGAGCACCGGCGTGCAGACCGTTGTAGCCACCTGGACCGTGCTGCCACCTGGTGCAGCAAACATCAACGGCAGCATCACTGGCGGCCCGTCCACCTTCCCGCCGAACCTGATCGGCAAGACGCTTGACTACGAACTCACCTGCACGCCCGGCGCCGCCACTCCGTCGACCGGAGCACTGACGGTGGGCAGCACTGGACAACTCAGCATCGCCAATCCACCAATGGTTCCCGCAGGTTCCACCTGCACGCTGACCCTCAAAACCGATCCCGCCACTCTGCCGCTGCCTACGGGTTATCTGTGGAAGACACCGGTGATCTCGGGCTCCGGCAACAACTTCAACGTGCTGCTCCCCATGGCAAGCTCGTCGACCAACGGCAACTCCGTGCCTGTGCCGACGCTGAGCGAATTGGCACTGTACACACTCGCATTGCTGATGTTGCTTGCAGCAGCCGGTCCACTGAGGAATGGACGCGCCAAGCGCTGA
- a CDS encoding acyl-CoA dehydrogenase family protein, whose product MQDLIERSVFREDHEQFREAARRFFDKEVVPYHGQWERDGIVPKEVWRKAGHEGLLNPMLPEPYGGGGDFGHAAVLLEEIARTGASGLGFPLHSDIVAPYINAYGNKAQKDQWLPKMASGELIGAIAMTEPGAGSDLKSVRTSARREGDHYVINGAKTFITNGINCEIVIVVCKTAPEMGAKGVSLIVVEDGTPGFSKGRKLEKIGLMAQDTSELFFDDVKVPVGNLLGEENMGFKYLMHELAQERLVVAVRAAASIEAFLQKTIDYTRDRKAFGQPVFDFQNTRFKLAEAKSQATMLRVFVDDCIALHMQRKLTPDRAAMVKLNATTLQNKLLDEFLQLHGGYGYMTEYQVGRAWTDARIGRIYGGSDEIMKEIIARTL is encoded by the coding sequence ATGCAGGATCTGATTGAACGCAGCGTTTTCCGTGAAGATCACGAACAGTTTCGCGAGGCCGCGCGCCGCTTTTTTGACAAGGAAGTCGTCCCGTACCATGGGCAGTGGGAGCGCGACGGCATCGTGCCCAAGGAGGTCTGGCGCAAGGCCGGTCATGAGGGGTTGCTCAACCCGATGCTGCCCGAGCCCTACGGCGGCGGTGGTGACTTTGGCCATGCGGCCGTGCTGCTCGAAGAGATCGCGCGCACCGGGGCGAGCGGCCTTGGTTTTCCGCTGCATTCCGACATCGTTGCGCCCTATATCAACGCCTACGGCAACAAGGCGCAGAAGGACCAGTGGCTGCCGAAGATGGCATCGGGCGAGCTGATCGGGGCCATCGCGATGACCGAGCCCGGCGCGGGCAGTGACCTCAAGTCGGTGCGCACCTCGGCGCGGCGCGAGGGCGATCATTACGTGATCAACGGCGCCAAGACCTTCATCACCAACGGCATCAACTGCGAGATCGTCATCGTGGTCTGCAAGACCGCACCCGAGATGGGGGCCAAGGGTGTGTCGCTCATCGTGGTCGAAGACGGCACGCCCGGCTTCAGCAAGGGTCGCAAGCTCGAGAAGATCGGCCTCATGGCGCAGGACACCTCGGAGCTGTTCTTCGACGACGTGAAGGTGCCCGTGGGCAACCTGCTTGGCGAAGAGAACATGGGGTTTAAGTACCTGATGCATGAGCTGGCGCAGGAGCGGCTGGTGGTGGCGGTGCGCGCTGCGGCGTCCATCGAGGCGTTTCTTCAGAAGACGATCGACTACACCCGCGACCGCAAGGCCTTCGGCCAGCCGGTGTTCGATTTCCAGAACACGCGCTTCAAGCTCGCCGAGGCCAAGTCACAGGCCACGATGCTGCGCGTGTTTGTGGACGACTGCATCGCGCTGCATATGCAGCGCAAGCTCACGCCCGACCGCGCGGCCATGGTCAAGCTCAACGCGACCACGCTGCAGAACAAGCTGCTCGACGAGTTCCTGCAACTGCACGGCGGCTACGGTTACATGACCGAGTACCAGGTGGGCCGCGCGTGGACCGATGCGCGCATCGGCCGCATCTACGGCGGCAGCGACGAGATCATGAAGGAGATCATCGCGCGCACCCTGTGA
- a CDS encoding tripartite tricarboxylate transporter substrate binding protein has product MKSARRQSLQHLLAAAFLAAAPWSAAIADTYPSKPIRVIVPYPAGGGTDIIGRLIGAQLSQHWGQGVIVENKPGASGMLGNDLVAKAPGDGYTVLLGITALVQIPSLYKKVPYKLSDLTPVSQTAKSADLVMVPRSSGIKSLAELVAQAKADPAKFNFGSYGNATSSHLNGEQFKMKAGIDLTHVPYQGSGPEMAAMLGGQLASAFVDATGAYPHIKSEKITILAVTGQQRHPALPEVKTMAELGYSGFEANGWFGFFLPASTPQSIVDKLGAELAAIVKQPDIAKRLSDMGLIPVGSTPQEFRTVLDKDAAHWKSIVDAARISVD; this is encoded by the coding sequence ATGAAATCAGCGCGTCGACAAAGCCTGCAGCATCTGCTGGCCGCCGCCTTTCTCGCCGCCGCGCCCTGGAGCGCGGCCATTGCGGACACCTACCCCAGCAAGCCGATCCGTGTGATCGTGCCGTACCCGGCCGGTGGCGGTACCGACATCATCGGCCGCCTGATCGGCGCGCAGCTCAGCCAGCACTGGGGACAGGGCGTGATCGTCGAGAACAAACCCGGGGCAAGCGGCATGCTCGGAAATGACCTTGTTGCCAAGGCTCCGGGCGATGGCTATACCGTGCTGCTAGGCATCACGGCGCTGGTACAGATTCCGTCGCTCTACAAAAAGGTGCCCTACAAGCTCAGCGACCTCACGCCAGTGTCTCAGACTGCCAAGTCGGCCGATCTCGTCATGGTGCCGCGCAGCTCGGGCATCAAGTCGCTCGCCGAACTGGTGGCGCAGGCCAAGGCCGATCCGGCCAAGTTCAACTTCGGCTCCTACGGCAACGCCACCTCGTCGCACCTCAACGGCGAGCAGTTCAAGATGAAGGCCGGCATCGACCTCACGCATGTGCCGTATCAGGGCTCGGGCCCCGAGATGGCCGCGATGCTCGGTGGGCAACTGGCGAGCGCCTTTGTCGATGCGACGGGCGCGTATCCGCACATCAAGTCCGAGAAGATCACCATCCTCGCCGTCACCGGCCAGCAGCGCCACCCGGCCCTGCCCGAGGTGAAGACCATGGCCGAACTGGGATACTCCGGCTTCGAGGCCAACGGCTGGTTCGGATTCTTCTTGCCGGCGTCCACACCGCAATCCATCGTGGACAAGCTCGGTGCAGAGTTGGCCGCCATCGTCAAGCAACCCGACATCGCCAAACGCCTATCCGACATGGGGCTGATCCCGGTGGGCTCGACTCCGCAGGAATTTCGCACCGTGCTCGACAAGGATGCGGCGCACTGGAAGAGCATTGTGGACGCGGCGCGCATCAGCGTGGATTGA
- a CDS encoding thiolase family protein, producing the protein MNIPVIVEAIRSPMARAKSDGALAELHPVDLLSQVLQQLIARTGIDPGSVDDVICGCVSQAGEQAGTPGRLAWLAAGLPTHVPSTTIDRKCGSSQQAVHFAAQAIMAGVQDIVIACGVESMSRVPMGSSRMGKNTTGPRFDERFAPGLVGQGVSADLVAAKWGLSRGDLDRYAAQSHQRAHLAQTGGRFAREIVGIDTPNGHVIADETIRAGTTPEKLAGLKAVFENEELSARFPQIQWSTTAGNASQMTDGASAMLIMSEKRAEQLGLRPRARFVAFDVVGDDPLYMLTAPIPATQRVLAKAKMKLDDIQHYEINEAFASVPLAWQKELKADGERLNPRGGAIALGHPLGASGVRLMTTMLHAMEDSGQRYGIQSMCEAGGMANATIIERL; encoded by the coding sequence ATGAACATCCCTGTCATCGTTGAAGCCATTCGCAGCCCCATGGCCCGGGCCAAATCCGACGGTGCACTCGCCGAGCTGCACCCCGTTGATCTGCTCTCTCAGGTACTGCAGCAGCTCATCGCGCGTACCGGCATCGACCCCGGTTCGGTGGACGACGTGATCTGCGGCTGTGTGAGCCAGGCGGGCGAGCAGGCGGGCACGCCGGGACGCCTCGCGTGGCTGGCGGCGGGTCTGCCAACGCATGTGCCGTCGACCACCATCGACCGCAAATGCGGATCGAGCCAGCAGGCCGTGCACTTTGCGGCGCAGGCCATCATGGCGGGCGTGCAAGACATCGTGATCGCCTGCGGCGTCGAGTCGATGAGCCGCGTGCCTATGGGCAGCTCGCGGATGGGCAAGAACACGACGGGCCCGCGCTTTGACGAACGCTTCGCTCCGGGCCTGGTGGGTCAAGGTGTATCGGCCGACCTCGTTGCTGCCAAATGGGGGCTGTCGCGAGGCGATCTGGATCGCTACGCCGCCCAGTCACACCAACGCGCGCATCTGGCGCAAACAGGCGGCAGATTCGCGCGCGAGATCGTCGGCATTGATACGCCGAATGGCCACGTGATCGCCGACGAAACCATACGCGCAGGCACCACGCCCGAGAAGCTCGCGGGCCTCAAGGCGGTGTTTGAAAACGAAGAACTTTCCGCACGCTTTCCGCAGATTCAATGGAGCACCACGGCGGGCAACGCCTCGCAGATGACCGATGGCGCAAGCGCCATGCTGATCATGAGCGAGAAGCGCGCTGAACAGCTTGGCCTGCGCCCCCGCGCGCGCTTTGTCGCGTTCGACGTAGTGGGCGACGATCCGCTCTACATGCTCACCGCACCGATTCCCGCCACACAGCGCGTGCTCGCCAAGGCGAAGATGAAACTCGACGACATCCAGCACTACGAGATCAACGAGGCCTTCGCGTCGGTGCCACTCGCGTGGCAGAAGGAACTCAAGGCTGACGGCGAACGCCTGAACCCACGCGGCGGTGCGATCGCGCTCGGCCATCCGCTCGGCGCATCGGGCGTGCGCCTGATGACCACGATGCTGCACGCGATGGAAGACAGCGGCCAGCGCTACGGCATCCAATCCATGTGTGAAGCCGGTGGCATGGCAAATGCCACGATCATTGAAAGGCTCTGA
- a CDS encoding crotonase/enoyl-CoA hydratase family protein: MSETTPLLVEIRGNLQIMTLNRPEAKNAVTLEMAEAMVAAIDAFDANPALSVGIIVGAGGTFCAGMDLKGFLQGKRPSIPGRGFCGITIKPPRKPIIAAVEGYALAGGFEVVLACDLVVASSAAKFGLPEVKRGLAAAGGGLLRLPKRMPYHIAMECILTGDMLSAERAHQNGLINRLVEPGTALDAAIELANAVAANGPLSLIASKQVVTESVDWSREEMFDKQAAITNPVFASQDAREGAAAFAEKRKPAWKGI, encoded by the coding sequence ATGTCAGAAACCACTCCCCTACTCGTCGAGATCCGAGGCAACCTTCAGATCATGACGCTCAACCGCCCCGAAGCGAAGAACGCCGTGACGCTGGAAATGGCCGAGGCCATGGTCGCCGCCATCGATGCGTTTGATGCGAACCCGGCACTCTCCGTGGGCATCATTGTTGGCGCGGGCGGCACGTTCTGCGCGGGCATGGATCTGAAAGGCTTTCTGCAGGGCAAACGCCCCAGCATCCCCGGTCGCGGCTTCTGCGGAATCACCATCAAGCCACCGCGCAAGCCGATCATCGCCGCGGTCGAGGGCTATGCGCTCGCGGGCGGTTTCGAGGTCGTGCTTGCCTGCGATCTGGTGGTCGCATCGAGCGCAGCCAAGTTCGGCCTGCCCGAAGTGAAACGCGGCCTCGCCGCCGCTGGCGGTGGCCTTCTGCGCCTGCCCAAGCGCATGCCGTATCACATCGCGATGGAATGCATCCTCACCGGCGACATGCTGAGCGCTGAGCGCGCCCACCAGAACGGCCTGATCAACCGCCTCGTTGAGCCCGGCACGGCGCTCGATGCCGCCATCGAGTTGGCCAACGCCGTAGCCGCCAACGGTCCCCTGTCGTTGATTGCAAGCAAGCAAGTGGTCACCGAATCGGTGGACTGGAGCCGCGAGGAAATGTTCGACAAACAGGCCGCCATCACCAACCCGGTCTTCGCATCGCAAGACGCCCGTGAAGGCGCGGCCGCTTTCGCTGAAAAACGCAAACCCGCCTGGAAGGGCATTTGA
- a CDS encoding AMP-binding protein, with translation MHNFLSWAQLQPDKVVLIQAETEETFTAKRIADRALLLAQWLAGLGLKSEDTIAILLENRVEILELVLAAREAGLYAAVISTHLTPAEVQYIVQDSGAQQLFVSSATWPNAQAAHQALGLPCFSVDGDTPGVRGIDELLNAAGAQPALDLSQRPLGRDLLYSSGTTGRPKGVRKPLFAPEYRKQTDPEVANTQRLMQFGEQTVYLSPAPLYHAAPLRYTLRALDSGGRAVIMRQFDAEFSLACIDKFRVTHSQWVPTMLSRMFKLPDAVKSRYDLSTHRVAIHAAAPCPVPLKLAILQWWGDILMEYYAGSEGCGTTLIDSKEWRGRPGSVGRAIAGVLHVLDDDGNELPVGQIGRIYFENGGEFCYLNDEAKTREAFNERGWATYGDIGYVDADGYLFLSDRRADLILSGGVNVYPQEIENALVAHPAVDEVAVVGVPHEDFGEQPLAVIVLKSGHEGNEALARAIVAQAAPHLSKVKWPRQVVFETRLPRLETGKLLRRVLKERFREDPNAGFDVRAAAANQP, from the coding sequence ATGCACAACTTCTTGAGCTGGGCGCAGCTTCAACCCGACAAGGTGGTCCTGATCCAGGCTGAGACCGAAGAGACCTTCACCGCCAAGCGCATTGCTGATCGAGCGCTGCTTCTCGCGCAGTGGTTGGCCGGACTGGGGTTGAAATCCGAGGACACGATTGCGATCCTGCTCGAGAACCGCGTCGAGATCCTCGAGTTGGTGCTGGCTGCGCGCGAGGCGGGTCTCTATGCGGCGGTGATCAGCACCCACCTCACACCCGCCGAGGTGCAGTACATCGTGCAGGACAGTGGCGCGCAGCAGCTGTTTGTTTCGTCCGCCACCTGGCCGAACGCGCAGGCCGCGCATCAGGCACTGGGCCTGCCCTGCTTTTCCGTGGATGGCGACACCCCGGGCGTGCGCGGCATCGATGAACTGCTGAACGCCGCAGGCGCGCAGCCCGCACTCGATTTGAGCCAGCGCCCGCTGGGCCGTGACTTGCTCTATTCATCGGGCACCACAGGCAGGCCCAAGGGTGTGCGCAAACCGCTGTTCGCGCCAGAGTACCGCAAGCAGACAGATCCCGAGGTGGCGAATACACAGCGCCTTATGCAATTCGGCGAGCAGACTGTCTACCTGTCGCCCGCGCCGCTGTATCACGCCGCGCCGCTGCGCTACACGCTGCGCGCGCTCGACTCGGGCGGGCGCGCGGTCATCATGCGGCAGTTCGATGCGGAGTTCTCGCTCGCGTGCATTGACAAGTTCCGCGTCACTCACAGTCAATGGGTGCCGACCATGCTCAGCCGCATGTTCAAGTTGCCCGATGCGGTGAAGAGCAGGTACGACCTCTCCACCCACCGCGTCGCCATCCATGCGGCCGCTCCGTGCCCGGTGCCACTCAAGCTTGCGATTCTGCAATGGTGGGGCGACATTCTCATGGAGTACTACGCGGGTTCCGAGGGCTGCGGCACGACGCTGATCGACTCGAAGGAATGGCGCGGGCGCCCCGGGTCGGTGGGGCGCGCGATTGCGGGCGTGCTGCACGTTCTGGACGACGACGGCAACGAGCTTCCGGTGGGCCAGATCGGCCGCATCTATTTCGAGAATGGCGGCGAGTTCTGCTATCTCAACGACGAGGCCAAGACGCGCGAGGCCTTCAACGAGCGCGGCTGGGCGACCTATGGCGACATCGGCTACGTGGATGCGGATGGCTATCTCTTCTTGAGTGACAGGCGCGCCGATCTGATTCTGTCGGGCGGCGTGAACGTCTATCCGCAGGAGATCGAGAACGCGCTCGTCGCACATCCCGCCGTCGATGAAGTGGCCGTGGTCGGCGTGCCGCACGAGGACTTCGGCGAGCAGCCGCTGGCGGTCATCGTGCTCAAGTCCGGCCATGAAGGCAACGAAGCACTGGCGCGCGCCATCGTCGCGCAGGCCGCACCGCATCTATCCAAAGTGAAGTGGCCGAGGCAGGTGGTGTTCGAGACCCGTCTACCGCGCCTTGAGACCGGCAAGCTGCTGCGCCGCGTGCTCAAGGAGCGCTTTCGCGAAGACCCGAATGCTGGTTTCGATGTGCGAGCGGCAGCCGCCAACCAGCCTTGA